A single region of the Acidobacteriota bacterium genome encodes:
- a CDS encoding OmpH family outer membrane protein, translated as MKLDTLRTRAVLVAGAVALISGPALAQSKIAVIEVERLLQESARGQVAVQELTRLRDQKQTELQGRQEQLAALQKQYNDGRLTLAEDRLAEMEKQLEDMTIGLQRSQDDANREMQKMQAERFGEIEQAVLPIIAQVGREFGYTAIFNKFQGGLLYSADAADITSLIIERYNAAYPATPAEPGE; from the coding sequence ATGAAACTCGACACACTCAGAACCCGCGCGGTCCTTGTCGCTGGGGCTGTCGCCCTGATCTCCGGGCCGGCCCTGGCCCAGAGCAAGATCGCAGTGATCGAGGTCGAGCGGCTACTGCAGGAATCGGCTCGCGGCCAGGTCGCGGTGCAGGAACTCACCAGGCTCAGGGACCAGAAGCAGACGGAGCTCCAGGGTCGGCAGGAACAGTTGGCAGCACTGCAGAAGCAGTACAACGACGGCCGCCTGACCCTGGCGGAGGATCGTCTGGCGGAGATGGAAAAGCAGCTCGAGGACATGACGATCGGGCTGCAACGCTCCCAGGACGATGCGAACCGGGAGATGCAGAAGATGCAGGCCGAGAGGTTCGGCGAGATCGAGCAGGCAGTGCTGCCGATCATCGCCCAGGTCGGCCGGGAGTTCGGCTACACGGCGATCTTCAACAAGTTCCAGGGCGGTCTGCTGTACTCGGCAGATGCCGCCGATATCACGAGCCTGATCATCGAGCGCTACAACGCCGCCTATCCGGCGACGCCCGCTGAGCCCGGCGAGTAG
- a CDS encoding PQQ-binding-like beta-propeller repeat protein, with protein MSRLRRQLLILTCAAFALTPPAWASDNWPQFRGPGMNPAVEDNPDLPDRWSQTENVDWVTEIPGLGWSSPIVWGDRVFLTTAVADGDFERPQAGLYAARGRSEPPQAIHDWRVYCLDLETGEVVWSRSVKTGIPEFARHQKQTYASETPTTDGERIYARFGDLGVYAFTMDGASVWSFDTPHRPTMWDYGSASSPVLHDDLLIILYDNEEESWIAGLDKVTGEQRWRTDRAEVSSWATPLVWANEVRNEIVTNGKNRIRSYGLDGELLWEMDGRMSWAAIATPFAVDNLMYINSGYFQDQRRPVFAIRPGALGDITLEEDATESEFVAWHQPKAGNYNTSPLVYKGIYYSLLDRGFFEAYDALTGAPVYGRKRVAPRGGASFTSSPWAYNDLVFALSEQGDTYVMRAGPEYEVLHMNSLDEMAMASPAIVGDRLLIRTRSKLYSIRK; from the coding sequence ATGTCGCGACTCCGTCGCCAGCTTCTAATCCTCACCTGCGCCGCCTTCGCCCTCACCCCGCCGGCCTGGGCGTCGGACAACTGGCCCCAGTTCCGCGGCCCCGGGATGAACCCGGCGGTCGAGGACAATCCGGATCTGCCGGACCGCTGGAGCCAGACGGAGAACGTCGATTGGGTGACCGAGATCCCCGGTCTCGGCTGGTCGAGTCCCATCGTCTGGGGCGACCGGGTGTTTCTCACCACCGCGGTCGCCGACGGCGACTTCGAGCGTCCGCAGGCCGGGCTCTACGCCGCGCGCGGCCGCAGCGAACCGCCCCAGGCCATCCATGACTGGCGGGTCTACTGTCTGGATCTCGAAACCGGCGAGGTCGTCTGGAGCCGCTCCGTCAAGACCGGGATCCCGGAGTTCGCCCGTCACCAGAAGCAGACGTACGCCTCCGAAACCCCCACGACCGACGGCGAGCGGATCTACGCGCGATTCGGCGACCTCGGTGTCTACGCGTTCACCATGGACGGCGCCTCCGTATGGAGCTTCGACACGCCCCACCGGCCGACGATGTGGGACTACGGCTCCGCCTCTTCGCCCGTGCTGCACGACGACCTTCTGATCATCCTCTACGACAACGAAGAGGAGTCGTGGATCGCCGGCCTCGACAAGGTCACCGGCGAGCAGCGGTGGCGCACCGACCGCGCCGAAGTCTCGAGCTGGGCCACGCCCCTCGTGTGGGCCAACGAGGTCCGCAACGAGATCGTGACGAACGGCAAGAACCGCATCCGTTCCTACGGCCTCGACGGCGAGTTGCTCTGGGAGATGGACGGCCGCATGTCCTGGGCGGCGATCGCGACGCCCTTCGCCGTCGACAACCTGATGTACATCAACTCCGGCTACTTCCAGGACCAGCGGCGGCCGGTCTTCGCCATCCGCCCCGGGGCACTCGGCGACATCACGCTCGAGGAGGACGCGACGGAGAGCGAGTTCGTCGCCTGGCACCAGCCGAAGGCCGGCAACTACAACACCTCCCCCCTGGTCTACAAGGGCATCTACTACAGCCTGCTGGACCGCGGCTTCTTCGAGGCGTATGACGCGCTGACCGGCGCACCGGTGTACGGCCGCAAGCGCGTCGCCCCCCGCGGCGGCGCCAGTTTCACGTCATCGCCGTGGGCCTACAACGACCTGGTGTTCGCGCTCAGCGAGCAGGGCGACACCTACGTGATGAGAGCGGGACCCGAGTACGAGGTGCTGCACATGAACAGCCTCGACGAGATGGCGATGGCGTCGCCCGCGATCGTGGGCGACCGGCTGCTGATCCGCACCCGGTCGAAGCTCTACAGCATCAGGAAGTAG
- the lpxD gene encoding UDP-3-O-(3-hydroxymyristoyl)glucosamine N-acyltransferase, whose protein sequence is MTHRLADLAAMVGAELVGDPDRLIDGVATLEAAGDRDLSFLTNPKYRERARSSGAGALLVPRDLSPDTLHGLRADLLLCEDAYRALADLMTALFPAPEVERGVHETAYVDAAARVDAAARVDAFAVVGAGSTVAAGAVVGAHSVVGRGCRIGEGTVLHPHVVVYDGSRIGDRVIVHSGVVLGADGFGFAEGAAASQVKLPQIGVVVIEDDVEIGANSAVDRATFDTTRVGSGTKIDNLVQVGHNAQIGRGCILCGQAGVSGSSRIGDRVLLAGQAGVAGHFEIGDGVQVAAKSAVFQEVPAGQRVAGIPATPIAAWRRRNALQSRLPAMRAALRGLERRVQELEAAAHSEAAPGADRDTDTGDEK, encoded by the coding sequence GTGACCCACCGCCTCGCCGATCTCGCCGCGATGGTCGGCGCCGAACTTGTGGGCGATCCGGATCGGCTCATCGACGGCGTCGCCACGCTGGAGGCCGCCGGCGACCGGGATCTCTCCTTCCTGACCAACCCGAAGTACCGGGAGCGGGCGCGCTCTTCGGGTGCCGGCGCGTTGCTGGTACCTAGGGATCTTTCGCCCGACACTCTTCACGGTCTCCGCGCCGACCTGCTGCTCTGCGAGGACGCCTATCGCGCCCTTGCCGACCTGATGACGGCACTCTTTCCGGCGCCCGAGGTCGAGCGGGGCGTTCACGAGACGGCGTACGTCGATGCGGCGGCCCGCGTGGACGCCGCCGCCCGGGTCGACGCCTTCGCCGTGGTTGGCGCCGGGTCGACCGTGGCCGCGGGCGCCGTTGTCGGTGCTCACAGCGTGGTCGGCCGGGGTTGTCGGATCGGAGAGGGCACGGTGCTTCACCCTCACGTCGTGGTCTACGACGGAAGCCGGATCGGCGATCGGGTGATCGTCCACTCGGGTGTCGTGCTCGGCGCGGACGGATTCGGTTTCGCCGAGGGAGCGGCGGCATCCCAGGTCAAGTTGCCCCAGATCGGCGTCGTCGTGATCGAGGACGACGTGGAGATCGGCGCCAACTCGGCGGTCGACCGCGCGACGTTCGACACAACCCGCGTCGGTAGCGGCACGAAGATCGACAACCTGGTGCAGGTGGGCCACAACGCCCAGATCGGCAGGGGCTGCATCCTCTGCGGCCAGGCGGGGGTTTCGGGCAGCAGCCGCATCGGTGACCGTGTTCTGCTCGCGGGTCAGGCAGGAGTCGCGGGTCACTTCGAGATCGGTGACGGGGTCCAGGTCGCTGCCAAGTCCGCCGTCTTCCAGGAAGTGCCGGCGGGGCAGCGGGTTGCCGGCATTCCCGCGACGCCGATCGCCGCCTGGCGCCGGCGGAACGCGTTACAGTCCCGCCTGCCGGCGATGCGTGCCGCGTTGCGCGGTCTCGAGCGACGCGTCCAGGAGTTGGAAGCGGCGGCGCACTCCGAGGCGGCTCCAGGGGCGGATCGAGACACGGACACGGGAGACGAGAAGTGA
- the fabZ gene encoding 3-hydroxyacyl-ACP dehydratase FabZ produces the protein MSGEKAGSGGILGPFDSKWIEGVLPHRYPLLLVDQVLELEPGRRVVAMKNVTRNEPFFDGHFPGNPIMPGVLVIEAMAQTAALLLLHELEDRDRKVLFFSGIEKARFRRPVVPGDQLRMEVESLRLRTFHSRFRGRATVDGELAVEAVCTSAMVTA, from the coding sequence GTGAGCGGAGAAAAGGCCGGGAGCGGAGGGATCCTGGGCCCCTTCGACTCGAAGTGGATCGAGGGCGTGCTACCGCACCGGTATCCGCTGCTTCTGGTCGACCAGGTGCTGGAGCTGGAGCCGGGCCGGCGGGTCGTTGCGATGAAGAACGTGACGCGCAACGAGCCCTTCTTCGACGGCCACTTCCCGGGCAACCCGATCATGCCGGGAGTCCTGGTGATCGAGGCGATGGCGCAGACCGCCGCACTTCTGTTGCTGCACGAACTCGAGGACCGGGATCGGAAAGTGCTCTTCTTCTCGGGTATCGAGAAGGCTCGCTTCCGCCGACCCGTGGTCCCCGGCGATCAATTGCGGATGGAGGTGGAGTCGTTGCGCCTTCGCACCTTTCATTCACGTTTCCGCGGCCGGGCCACCGTGGACGGCGAGCTGGCGGTGGAGGCCGTCTGCACGTCCGCCATGGTGACGGCCTGA
- the lpxA gene encoding acyl-ACP--UDP-N-acetylglucosamine O-acyltransferase codes for MTKGIHPTAIVDRGAELGQDVVVGPYAVIGGGVQVGDGTKIGAHATIYGDTVLGQANRVFPHAAIGFDPQDLKYKGERSRLTIGDRNQFREFCTINRGTEFGGGETRIGDDNLFMTQTHVGHDSQVGSRTVFTNGGTLAGHVVVEDDATIGAFSGVHQFCRVGRHAYIGGYSVITMDALPFCITVGIKPACMGVNRIGLERKGKSSEDIRAVERAVRVVTRSRRNRTQALEELEAGHAGHADVDALIAFIRSSTRGFIRSARRGSRGA; via the coding sequence ATGACGAAGGGAATCCACCCCACGGCGATCGTCGATCGTGGCGCCGAGTTGGGCCAGGACGTGGTCGTAGGCCCCTACGCCGTGATTGGCGGTGGCGTCCAGGTAGGCGACGGAACGAAGATCGGCGCCCATGCGACGATCTATGGCGATACGGTCCTCGGCCAGGCGAACAGGGTTTTTCCTCATGCGGCGATCGGCTTCGATCCGCAGGACCTCAAGTACAAGGGGGAGAGGAGCCGGCTTACCATTGGCGACCGAAACCAGTTTCGGGAGTTCTGCACGATCAACCGGGGCACCGAGTTCGGCGGCGGCGAGACCCGTATCGGCGATGACAACCTGTTCATGACCCAGACCCACGTCGGTCACGACAGTCAGGTGGGCAGCCGTACGGTGTTCACGAACGGCGGCACTCTTGCCGGGCACGTGGTCGTCGAGGACGACGCCACGATCGGGGCGTTCTCCGGCGTTCACCAGTTCTGCCGCGTCGGCAGGCACGCCTACATCGGCGGCTACTCCGTGATCACGATGGACGCTCTGCCGTTCTGCATCACGGTCGGGATCAAGCCGGCGTGCATGGGCGTCAACCGCATCGGCCTGGAGCGCAAGGGGAAGTCGTCGGAGGACATCCGGGCGGTGGAGCGCGCCGTGCGGGTCGTCACCCGCTCGCGCCGGAACAGGACGCAGGCTCTGGAAGAACTGGAAGCCGGGCACGCCGGACACGCCGACGTGGACGCGTTGATCGCCTTCATTCGCAGTTCCACCAGGGGCTTCATCCGTTCGGCGCGCCGCGGCTCGCGGGGCGCCTGA
- a CDS encoding Gfo/Idh/MocA family oxidoreductase, protein MVGAGAMGRHHVRLLTDLLEPRSVTVVDAEAARARSVAGEHGATVGAGLEELAEAVDLAVVAVPTVDHLHVAERLIEAGVHVLVEKPIAVDLAQADAMIATAATRGVILAVGHVEFYNPAVQELLVSGRGPRFVEVERMSPFSPRSLDVDVVLDLMIHDLQILHALDPSPVREVRAVGIDVLSDRVDIADARIELESGCVANLTASRVSAERVRQLRVFFADRYHSLDYQEQTVKGFRRVRSGGAGAPAPVAAAGGPAGLIVPADLEVEQGEPLRRELEAFLDRCAGGGAPLVDGEAGRRALKTALRVNSTIAGSAP, encoded by the coding sequence GTGGTCGGCGCCGGCGCGATGGGCCGCCATCACGTCCGCCTCCTGACGGACCTGCTGGAACCCCGATCGGTCACCGTAGTCGACGCGGAGGCGGCCCGGGCCAGGAGCGTCGCGGGCGAACATGGCGCCACGGTGGGGGCCGGGCTCGAGGAACTTGCCGAAGCGGTCGACCTGGCGGTAGTGGCCGTGCCGACGGTCGATCACCTCCATGTGGCGGAGCGGCTGATCGAGGCGGGAGTCCACGTGCTGGTGGAGAAGCCGATCGCGGTCGACCTCGCCCAGGCGGACGCGATGATCGCGACCGCGGCGACGCGCGGCGTGATTCTGGCGGTGGGCCACGTCGAGTTCTACAATCCTGCCGTTCAGGAACTCCTGGTATCGGGTCGCGGGCCGCGCTTCGTCGAAGTGGAACGGATGTCGCCCTTCAGCCCTCGCAGCCTGGATGTGGACGTTGTGCTGGACCTGATGATTCACGACCTGCAGATCCTCCACGCCCTTGATCCGAGTCCGGTTCGCGAGGTGCGCGCGGTCGGGATCGACGTCCTGTCTGACCGTGTCGACATCGCCGACGCCCGGATCGAACTCGAGTCGGGATGTGTCGCGAACCTGACCGCGTCCCGGGTCTCCGCGGAGCGTGTGCGCCAGCTACGTGTCTTCTTCGCGGACCGGTACCACTCGCTCGACTACCAGGAACAGACGGTGAAGGGGTTTCGGCGAGTCCGGAGCGGCGGGGCCGGCGCGCCGGCGCCAGTGGCCGCCGCCGGCGGGCCGGCCGGGCTCATCGTGCCAGCCGACCTGGAGGTGGAGCAAGGCGAGCCGCTTCGCAGGGAACTGGAAGCGTTTCTTGACCGTTGCGCCGGCGGCGGGGCTCCGCTCGTCGATGGCGAAGCCGGCCGGCGCGCCCTGAAGACGGCGCTGCGGGTGAACTCGACGATCGCCGGAAGCGCTCCATGA
- the mtnP gene encoding S-methyl-5'-thioadenosine phosphorylase — protein MSADARRVGIIGGSGLYSMAELEVHEERAIETPFGSPSEVFVLGELRGRRVAFLARHGRGHRILPSELNFRANIYAFKTLGVERLVSLSAVGSLRRRYRPTHIVVPDQFIDRTRHRPDTFFGNGLAAHVAFADPICPVLMNVCAEQSAIAGAVVHRGGTYVCMEGPQFSTRAESFMHRGWNADVIGMTNLQEAKLAREAEICYATLALITDYDCWHEEEEDVTVEAVLAVLQQNARTAQAAVARIVAALPAERPPGSCPCARALEHALITDPAVIPKSVLRDLAPIVGRLFGGGGNS, from the coding sequence ATGAGCGCCGACGCCAGGAGGGTAGGGATCATTGGGGGCTCCGGCCTCTACTCGATGGCGGAGCTCGAGGTCCACGAGGAACGTGCGATCGAGACACCGTTCGGCAGCCCCTCGGAGGTCTTCGTGCTAGGGGAGCTTCGCGGCCGGCGGGTCGCTTTCCTTGCCCGTCACGGACGTGGCCACCGCATTCTGCCGAGCGAGCTGAACTTCCGCGCCAACATCTACGCCTTCAAGACGCTGGGTGTGGAGCGCCTGGTCTCGCTGTCCGCTGTCGGTTCGCTGCGCCGGCGCTACCGGCCGACCCACATCGTGGTGCCCGACCAGTTCATCGACCGCACGCGACACCGGCCCGACACGTTCTTCGGTAACGGGCTGGCGGCGCACGTCGCCTTCGCCGACCCGATCTGTCCCGTTCTGATGAACGTGTGCGCGGAACAGTCCGCTATCGCCGGGGCCGTCGTTCACCGTGGCGGCACCTACGTGTGCATGGAGGGACCTCAGTTCTCGACCCGTGCCGAGTCCTTCATGCACCGCGGTTGGAACGCCGATGTGATCGGCATGACGAACCTGCAGGAGGCGAAGCTCGCGCGGGAGGCGGAGATCTGCTACGCGACTCTCGCCTTGATCACGGACTACGACTGCTGGCACGAGGAGGAAGAGGACGTCACCGTGGAGGCCGTCCTCGCCGTTCTGCAGCAGAACGCGCGCACCGCGCAGGCAGCGGTGGCCCGAATCGTCGCCGCATTGCCCGCGGAACGGCCGCCCGGATCCTGCCCCTGCGCCAGAGCGCTGGAGCATGCCCTGATCACCGACCCCGCGGTCATTCCGAAGTCCGTGCTGCGCGATCTGGCGCCGATCGTTGGCCGCCTGTTCGGTGGCGGCGGCAACAGTTGA
- the surE gene encoding 5'/3'-nucleotidase SurE yields the protein MTRLLLTNDDGIEAPGLRRLAAALDGLSTSQGPIEYKVVAPLHEQSGCGQALTLFRPLRARVVREGWFAVDGTPSDCVNLGVHALLDERPDLLVSGINYGVNLGDDVTHSGTVGAALEGRLLGVPAVAFSQEYRKAQPADMERAAKLAVRAIVSLLEQGIPERMLLNVNFPLDPPRGVRVSRLGRRPYRNAVVEQADPRGGSMYWLVGKPEPELLHDTDAAAVRDGYISITPLSADLTDRKAIAGNDGVLPGLVGALG from the coding sequence GTGACGCGACTGCTGCTGACGAACGACGATGGCATCGAAGCCCCCGGTCTGCGTCGGCTCGCCGCGGCGCTCGACGGTCTCTCCACGTCGCAAGGGCCGATCGAGTACAAGGTCGTTGCGCCCCTGCACGAGCAGAGCGGTTGTGGCCAGGCGCTGACGCTGTTCCGGCCCCTGCGCGCCAGGGTGGTGCGGGAAGGCTGGTTCGCGGTCGACGGGACGCCGTCCGACTGCGTCAACCTGGGCGTTCACGCGCTACTGGACGAACGGCCCGATCTGCTCGTCTCGGGCATCAACTACGGCGTCAACCTGGGCGACGACGTGACGCACAGCGGTACGGTTGGAGCCGCGCTCGAAGGCCGGCTCCTCGGCGTTCCGGCGGTCGCCTTCTCCCAGGAGTACCGAAAGGCCCAGCCCGCCGACATGGAACGCGCCGCGAAGTTGGCCGTGCGTGCGATCGTCTCCCTGCTGGAGCAGGGGATTCCCGAGCGGATGCTCCTCAACGTGAACTTCCCGCTCGATCCGCCCCGCGGCGTTCGGGTCTCACGGCTCGGGCGCCGGCCCTACCGCAACGCGGTTGTGGAGCAGGCGGATCCGCGAGGCGGCTCGATGTACTGGCTGGTGGGGAAGCCCGAGCCGGAACTCCTGCACGACACGGACGCCGCGGCCGTTCGGGACGGCTACATCTCGATCACACCGCTCTCTGCCGACCTCACAGATCGGAAAGCGATCGCCGGCAACGACGGCGTGCTGCCCGGTCTCGTCGGAGCGCTGGGTTGA
- a CDS encoding protein-L-isoaspartate(D-aspartate) O-methyltransferase yields MALAVDRADGYRHARRRMVRKLVDQYGLKDERVLAAMGRVPRHLFVPDHLVNDAYRDSALPIGCEQTISQPYIVGRMTEDLAVGDEDSVLEIGTGSGYQTAVLALLARRIYSIERLGPLAREAMARMRALELPNVKVQVFDGTVGWKDAGPFNRILVAAAAPRVPDALIEQLAPDGRLVIPEGDRNKQNLVTYRKYPNGTVTRDVGESVRFVPLIGRQGWKTRVG; encoded by the coding sequence ATGGCGCTCGCGGTCGATCGGGCGGACGGCTACCGCCACGCCCGGCGCCGCATGGTGCGGAAGCTGGTCGATCAGTACGGCCTGAAGGACGAACGCGTCCTCGCGGCCATGGGACGGGTGCCTCGCCACCTCTTCGTGCCGGACCATCTCGTGAACGACGCGTACCGCGACAGCGCCCTGCCGATCGGTTGCGAGCAGACGATCTCCCAGCCGTACATCGTCGGCCGGATGACCGAAGACCTGGCTGTCGGCGACGAGGACTCGGTGCTTGAGATCGGTACGGGTTCGGGCTATCAGACGGCGGTGCTGGCGCTTCTGGCCCGCCGGATCTACAGCATCGAGCGGCTTGGTCCCCTGGCCCGAGAGGCGATGGCGCGGATGCGCGCGCTCGAGCTACCGAACGTCAAGGTGCAGGTGTTCGACGGCACGGTCGGCTGGAAGGACGCGGGACCCTTCAACCGCATCCTGGTCGCGGCCGCGGCGCCCCGCGTTCCTGACGCGCTCATCGAGCAACTGGCGCCGGACGGCCGGTTGGTGATTCCGGAAGGCGACCGGAACAAGCAGAACCTGGTGACCTACCGGAAGTACCCGAACGGCACCGTGACCCGCGACGTCGGCGAATCCGTGCGATTCGTGCCCCTGATCGGTCGCCAGGGTTGGAAGACCAGGGTTGGCTAG
- a CDS encoding adenine phosphoribosyltransferase, producing the protein MGSKAAFRLKDWIREVPDFPKPGILFKDITTLLKEPAALREAADRLAERFADHRIDHVVGIEARGFIFAPLVAVRLNAGFVPVRKPGKLPARTAARTYELEYGTDTLEMHVDGLASGDRVALVDDLLATGGTARAAADLVDSVGARVEAIGFVVELTYLEGRRRLEGYDVVESLVRY; encoded by the coding sequence ATGGGATCGAAAGCGGCATTCCGGCTGAAGGACTGGATTCGGGAGGTGCCCGACTTTCCGAAGCCGGGGATCCTGTTCAAGGACATCACGACGTTGCTCAAGGAGCCGGCGGCGCTGCGGGAGGCCGCCGACCGGCTCGCGGAGCGTTTCGCGGACCACCGGATCGATCATGTGGTCGGGATCGAGGCCCGCGGCTTCATCTTCGCGCCGCTGGTGGCGGTTCGATTGAACGCGGGTTTCGTGCCGGTGCGCAAGCCCGGGAAGCTCCCCGCGAGGACCGCCGCGCGCACCTACGAACTCGAGTACGGCACGGACACGCTGGAAATGCATGTCGACGGCCTCGCTTCCGGGGACCGGGTGGCCCTGGTCGACGATCTTCTGGCCACCGGCGGCACCGCGAGGGCCGCCGCCGACCTGGTGGACTCGGTCGGGGCCAGGGTCGAGGCCATCGGATTCGTCGTGGAACTGACGTACCTTGAAGGTCGGCGGCGGCTTGAAGGGTACGACGTGGTTGAATCGCTGGTCCGATACTGA
- a CDS encoding twin-arginine translocase TatA/TatE family subunit — protein sequence MSLGFPELLIVLAIIVLVFGASRIPKLAGGLGAGIRNFKRGLNEPAEDENEEKPKGKIEE from the coding sequence ATGTCTCTAGGCTTCCCTGAACTGTTGATCGTTCTCGCGATCATCGTCCTGGTCTTCGGCGCCAGCCGGATTCCCAAGCTGGCGGGCGGTCTCGGCGCCGGTATCCGGAACTTCAAGCGCGGCCTGAACGAGCCCGCCGAGGACGAGAACGAGGAGAAGCCGAAGGGCAAGATCGAAGAGTAG
- a CDS encoding tetratricopeptide repeat protein: MSRLTREEMRRDEVREAVFSASTWFAEHIRQILVGIAGVIVVVVGVVLFLNYQEGREAEASFELSKALEVFRAEVKAPEADTALDFLDAPPDSAPGEGDAGEEPAAQEDGEEEGLTFASEAERRAEARSALEAVRESYGSTSSGLLASVYLGQIAAAEGDTATARALWTEYLESNGGDNALAIGLQMNLYSLDRAEGRGEQLAAELRGAVATETSELPKDVLLFELAATLDQLGDEEGARETYQRILDEHPDSGYAIRARQQLGPDPAAASPFSFGG, translated from the coding sequence ATGAGTCGTCTGACACGAGAAGAGATGCGGCGCGACGAGGTGCGCGAAGCGGTTTTTTCGGCTTCCACCTGGTTCGCGGAGCACATCCGGCAGATCCTGGTCGGGATCGCGGGCGTGATCGTCGTCGTCGTCGGCGTGGTCCTGTTCCTGAACTACCAGGAAGGCCGCGAAGCGGAGGCGAGCTTTGAACTCAGCAAGGCCCTCGAGGTCTTCCGGGCAGAGGTCAAGGCGCCGGAAGCGGACACCGCCCTGGACTTCCTCGACGCGCCGCCGGACAGTGCCCCGGGCGAAGGCGATGCCGGAGAGGAACCCGCCGCCCAGGAGGACGGCGAAGAGGAAGGCCTGACCTTCGCGTCCGAGGCGGAGCGCCGCGCGGAGGCGCGGTCAGCCCTCGAAGCGGTCCGTGAGAGCTACGGCTCAACCTCCTCGGGTCTTCTGGCTTCTGTGTATCTGGGCCAGATCGCCGCGGCCGAGGGCGATACAGCGACGGCGCGCGCGCTGTGGACGGAGTATCTCGAATCGAACGGCGGCGACAATGCGCTGGCCATCGGTTTGCAGATGAACCTCTACAGTCTCGACCGCGCCGAGGGCCGGGGAGAGCAGCTCGCGGCCGAACTCCGCGGCGCCGTGGCGACCGAGACCTCCGAGTTGCCGAAGGATGTGCTGCTGTTCGAACTAGCCGCCACCCTGGACCAGCTCGGTGACGAGGAGGGCGCCCGGGAGACCTACCAGCGCATCCTCGATGAGCACCCGGACAGCGGCTACGCGATCAGGGCCCGGCAGCAGCTTGGACCCGATCCCGCCGCCGCGAGCCCGTTCAGTTTCGGCGGCTAG
- a CDS encoding thymidine phosphorylase yields the protein MVTPYAILNRMRQGRTLTRDEVWSVVAGAADGSWTDVHLAAFLMAAAMRGLSGDETRELTLAMLESGDQWGLAKDFGTVVDKHSTGGVGDTVSLIALPLLASCGVPAAKLTGRSLGHSGGTADKLESIPGVRLELDRSRTLELLNRFGMAIGIATAGIAPADRRLYGLRDRTSTVGSIPLVVGSILSKKLALGASGIVFDVKTGNGGFFPDPQDTRTLASSLASISAACGTPADCVLSDMSQPLGRWVGHAAEVREALDFLGGDGDPRLFEVVTAICSRAARLVGREMRSRDLEAVIASGAARQKLTDWADAQGAEPGWADALDLAPVEAVVTARESGYLAAVDCRRIGDAFADACRPDRDPTRIDHAVALRYDVRLGQKVERGQELARLYVRRDPETLRREVAAALVIGEEAEPPPAVVE from the coding sequence GTGGTCACGCCCTACGCCATTCTGAACCGGATGCGTCAGGGGCGGACGCTGACCCGGGACGAGGTGTGGTCGGTCGTCGCCGGAGCGGCCGACGGGAGCTGGACGGACGTTCACCTTGCGGCTTTCCTGATGGCCGCCGCGATGCGGGGCTTAAGCGGCGACGAGACGCGGGAGTTGACCCTCGCGATGCTCGAGTCTGGTGACCAGTGGGGTCTGGCGAAGGACTTCGGAACCGTGGTCGACAAGCACTCGACGGGTGGTGTCGGGGACACGGTGAGCCTGATCGCGCTGCCCCTGCTCGCCTCCTGCGGCGTGCCGGCGGCCAAACTCACCGGCCGCTCGCTCGGCCACAGCGGCGGGACCGCGGACAAGCTGGAGAGCATTCCCGGCGTGCGGCTGGAGCTGGATCGGAGCAGGACGCTCGAGCTTCTTAACCGATTCGGCATGGCGATCGGGATCGCGACCGCCGGCATCGCGCCGGCCGACAGGCGCCTGTACGGCCTGAGGGACCGGACCTCGACCGTGGGTTCGATTCCGCTGGTGGTCGGCAGCATCCTGTCGAAGAAGCTCGCCCTGGGAGCGTCGGGAATCGTTTTCGACGTCAAGACCGGCAACGGTGGCTTCTTCCCCGACCCGCAGGACACCCGCACCCTCGCCTCGAGCCTCGCCTCGATCAGCGCCGCCTGCGGCACGCCGGCGGATTGCGTGCTGAGCGACATGAGTCAGCCTCTTGGCCGATGGGTCGGCCACGCGGCGGAAGTCCGGGAAGCCCTGGACTTTCTGGGCGGCGACGGCGACCCGCGACTGTTCGAGGTGGTGACGGCGATTTGCTCCAGGGCGGCCCGCCTGGTTGGCAGGGAGATGCGTTCGCGCGACCTCGAGGCCGTGATCGCCTCGGGCGCCGCCCGCCAGAAGCTGACCGACTGGGCCGATGCCCAGGGCGCCGAGCCCGGCTGGGCTGACGCCCTCGACCTGGCGCCGGTCGAGGCCGTGGTCACCGCCCGCGAGTCCGGGTATCTCGCCGCTGTCGATTGCCGCCGGATCGGCGACGCCTTCGCGGACGCCTGTCGCCCGGATCGAGACCCGACGAGGATCGACCACGCCGTCGCGCTGCGCTACGACGTGCGCCTGGGCCAGAAGGTGGAGCGCGGCCAGGAACTCGCCCGCCTCTACGTCCGCCGCGACCCGGAAACGCTCCGGCGGGAGGTCGCGGCGGCGCTCGTCATCGGGGAGGAGGCCGAACCGCCGCCAGCCGTAGTGGAATAG